One window of Pseudacidobacterium ailaaui genomic DNA carries:
- a CDS encoding WD40/YVTN/BNR-like repeat-containing protein, which yields MKTSTSRAASSLLAFVLFSVIAPAQAPKSGPWEMQNSGTTAGLRGIYAVGGGVAWASGTNGTVLRTEDGGYMWQSCAMPPGAEKLDFRGVWARDAQTAIVMSSGPGDQSRLYKTTDGCSHWILLYTNPDKDGFWDAVEFANERQGIILGDAVRGSLTLLRTSDGGQHWARVTSSTVPGLAADPSSVGAFAASNSSIVFAAQVLHSLDDGNFIYWFGTGGRAGPYVFAGQSECDPRTYHREPARCWLHWRVASTRLPLASGSAAGVFSLAVLDGDETIHHAVAVGGDYTRPDERQGTAAWWDETTRTWTPAAKPPGGYRSAVQIVPESASVGDFKKALWIAVGTNGSDISYDGGKTWQPLDSGNWNALSLPWAVGPHGRIGKLGQLPARK from the coding sequence TTGAAGACATCAACCAGTAGGGCGGCCTCCTCGCTTCTGGCCTTCGTCCTTTTCTCAGTCATTGCCCCCGCGCAGGCCCCTAAGTCCGGCCCGTGGGAGATGCAAAACAGCGGCACCACGGCGGGTCTGCGCGGCATCTATGCAGTCGGCGGCGGCGTTGCCTGGGCCAGCGGAACGAACGGGACCGTCCTGCGCACAGAAGACGGCGGCTACATGTGGCAGAGCTGCGCCATGCCACCGGGGGCTGAAAAGCTCGACTTCCGCGGCGTCTGGGCCCGGGACGCACAAACTGCCATCGTGATGTCCAGCGGCCCCGGTGACCAGTCTCGTCTCTACAAAACCACCGACGGATGCTCACACTGGATCTTGCTCTACACGAACCCCGACAAGGACGGCTTCTGGGACGCCGTCGAGTTCGCCAACGAACGGCAGGGCATCATCCTTGGGGATGCCGTAAGGGGGTCCCTGACCCTTCTCCGCACCAGCGATGGGGGCCAGCACTGGGCCCGCGTCACTTCCTCGACGGTCCCGGGGCTGGCCGCCGACCCCTCCAGCGTAGGCGCCTTTGCCGCAAGCAACTCCTCGATCGTCTTTGCCGCACAGGTGCTTCATTCTCTGGATGACGGGAACTTTATCTACTGGTTCGGCACCGGAGGAAGGGCCGGCCCCTATGTTTTTGCCGGACAAAGCGAGTGCGACCCCAGGACGTATCACCGCGAACCGGCCCGTTGCTGGCTCCACTGGAGGGTGGCTTCGACGCGGCTTCCCTTGGCTTCCGGCAGCGCGGCCGGGGTCTTCTCGCTTGCTGTTCTTGACGGAGATGAAACCATCCATCATGCAGTGGCCGTGGGAGGAGATTACACCCGTCCTGATGAGCGGCAGGGTACCGCTGCCTGGTGGGACGAAACCACCCGGACCTGGACGCCGGCCGCTAAACCTCCCGGCGGCTACCGCTCTGCGGTCCAGATCGTTCCAGAGTCGGCCTCCGTGGGCGATTTTAAGAAGGCGCTATGGATCGCCGTCGGCACCAATGGCTCCGATATCAGCTACGATGGCGGCAAGACCTGGCAGCCCCTTGACAGCGGCAACTGGAATGCACTGAGCCTGCCCTGGGCCGTTGGTCCGCATGGCCGGATCGGCAAGCTGGGCCAACTTCCTGCCAGAAAATGA
- the rlmN gene encoding 23S rRNA (adenine(2503)-C(2))-methyltransferase RlmN codes for MKVALCCLYMPPGRKNSVTILDAPASPAFQTLFGLNFQQLAQLTQGLSAPNYRTRQLADALYRQWVESLDEVSTWPRSLRESLAAAGYRVGLPQIVEVFRSVDGTERYLIAAGDGQTVETVWMPEGDGGEQGDGSEAQNDFRRATICVSSQIGCAVNCQFCLTAKLGILRNLTAGEIAGQVVAVLKRQRFAIGRQRINLVFMGMGEPFLNYDELMAAVRLLVEEVGIPESRMTVSTSGIVPGILRFAQEKVRPKLAISLNAPNDGIRSEIMPITRKWKIAEIIEAVRQVPLRPKEKITFEYVLLGGRNDRLSDADEVVRLVRKANLPLKVNLIVWNPGPEMPFHMSDAETVAQFQQRIRAGGVPAYVRRPRGRDIYAACGQLKRTVEL; via the coding sequence GTGAAGGTTGCGTTATGCTGTCTCTATATGCCGCCGGGCAGGAAAAACTCTGTTACTATTTTAGACGCTCCGGCATCCCCTGCGTTCCAGACTCTTTTTGGCCTTAATTTTCAACAACTTGCACAGCTAACCCAAGGGCTTTCCGCCCCGAACTACCGGACCAGACAGCTTGCCGATGCTCTCTATCGTCAGTGGGTTGAAAGCCTGGATGAGGTCTCTACATGGCCCAGATCACTGCGCGAATCCCTGGCCGCAGCCGGATATCGCGTCGGATTGCCGCAGATTGTGGAGGTGTTCCGGTCCGTGGACGGAACAGAGCGCTATCTGATTGCTGCGGGTGATGGTCAGACGGTGGAGACAGTCTGGATGCCGGAGGGTGATGGCGGCGAGCAGGGCGATGGATCCGAGGCGCAGAATGATTTCCGGCGGGCAACGATCTGCGTCTCCAGCCAGATTGGCTGTGCAGTGAACTGCCAGTTCTGCCTGACAGCCAAGCTGGGCATCCTGCGCAATCTTACAGCAGGAGAGATTGCCGGGCAGGTGGTGGCCGTACTGAAGCGGCAGAGGTTTGCGATCGGCAGGCAGCGCATCAATCTTGTTTTTATGGGAATGGGTGAGCCGTTCCTGAACTATGACGAGCTGATGGCGGCTGTGCGTCTGCTGGTGGAAGAAGTCGGCATCCCGGAATCACGGATGACCGTTTCCACTTCAGGGATTGTGCCGGGCATTCTGCGCTTTGCACAGGAGAAGGTGAGGCCGAAGCTGGCGATCTCACTCAATGCACCAAATGACGGGATACGTTCGGAAATCATGCCCATTACCCGCAAGTGGAAGATTGCCGAGATCATAGAAGCAGTGCGGCAGGTCCCGCTGCGGCCCAAAGAAAAGATCACCTTTGAATATGTACTTCTAGGGGGACGGAATGATCGTCTGTCAGACGCCGATGAGGTGGTGCGCCTGGTGCGGAAAGCCAACCTCCCTCTGAAGGTGAACCTGATTGTCTGGAACCCAGGGCCGGAGATGCCGTTCCATATGTCGGATGCGGAGACAGTCGCACAGTTTCAGCAGCGCATTCGGGCGGGCGGTGTTCCGGCCTATGTCCGACGCCCTCGCGGTCGGGACATTTATGCCGCTTGCGGGCAGTTGAAGCGGACCGTGGAACTGTGA
- a CDS encoding nucleotidyltransferase family protein: protein MSECAAIVLAAGASARLGQPKQLLQLHGETLLHRSARLALEAGTSPVVVVLGFQAAQMRKTLQDLDVLSVVNPKWSTGMGSSLRCGVEAIEKAQPERVLLLLSDQPYLSLGVLQSLLKLSRQSGAPVTAARYADRLGVPAIFHRTLFAELKAITGDTGARLIIARDHQQSPFVDFPEGAFDLDTPEDLTHLRSRS, encoded by the coding sequence ATGTCTGAGTGTGCCGCCATTGTGCTTGCCGCCGGGGCCTCTGCTCGTCTGGGACAGCCAAAACAGCTTTTGCAACTTCATGGCGAAACGCTGCTTCACCGCTCGGCCCGCCTGGCCCTGGAGGCCGGCACCTCTCCTGTCGTCGTGGTGCTCGGCTTTCAGGCCGCGCAGATGCGGAAGACGCTCCAGGACCTCGATGTGCTCTCTGTCGTCAACCCGAAATGGTCCACAGGAATGGGTTCTTCCCTGCGCTGCGGCGTCGAGGCCATCGAGAAGGCCCAGCCAGAGCGGGTCCTTCTTCTGCTCTCCGACCAGCCGTATCTTTCGCTTGGGGTCCTTCAGTCTCTTCTGAAATTGAGTCGGCAGTCCGGTGCTCCCGTCACCGCCGCCCGCTATGCGGACCGGCTCGGCGTCCCGGCCATCTTCCACCGAACGCTGTTCGCTGAACTGAAGGCAATCACGGGAGATACAGGCGCGCGTCTGATCATCGCTCGCGATCACCAGCAAAGCCCTTTCGTGGACTTCCCAGAAGGCGCCTTCGATCTGGATACTCCGGAGGACCTCACCCATCTGCGCAGCCGCAGCTGA
- a CDS encoding M16 family metallopeptidase, whose protein sequence is MDNERNIRRTTLPNGLTILTEKMGHIRSVAMGVWIRTGSRHETPEINGISHFVEHMVFKGTKSRSAQLIAREVDAIGGNLDAFTGKETVCFNIKVLDEHVPVALDILSDLVLNPVFSSDEISRERGVILEEIKMDEDNPDYLVHEIFTQNFWKDHPLGRPILGTRETVRRFERDTLFDFYGQRFHGGNMIFSAAGNIDHDAFVEQVTRRFESLPAGTPVTAQAPPRTAARIILRNKKALEQVQLCLGVPAPPIADETRYATLVLNTILGGGMSSRLFQTVREERGLAYSIYSDLNPYRDTGSLCVYAGTSADRAIQVVQLVMEQFRRLKTEPLPSDELRRAKDQLKGNLLLSLESSMSRMSNLARQQMYFDHFFGMQEILDRVESITEDQVMAMANQLFQPELVAVTLLGRLDGVKLTRSQLEC, encoded by the coding sequence ATGGACAACGAACGCAATATCCGCCGTACCACCCTGCCCAACGGGCTGACCATCCTCACCGAGAAGATGGGACACATCCGCTCCGTCGCCATGGGCGTATGGATCCGCACCGGCTCTCGTCACGAGACACCGGAGATCAATGGAATCTCCCATTTCGTGGAGCACATGGTCTTTAAAGGTACCAAGTCCCGCTCCGCACAGTTGATTGCTCGCGAAGTGGACGCCATCGGCGGCAATCTTGATGCTTTTACCGGCAAGGAGACGGTCTGCTTCAACATCAAGGTCCTCGACGAGCACGTCCCGGTCGCCCTCGACATCCTCTCCGACCTGGTGCTCAATCCTGTCTTCTCCAGCGATGAAATCTCCCGTGAACGCGGCGTGATCCTTGAAGAAATCAAGATGGACGAGGACAACCCTGACTATCTCGTCCATGAAATCTTTACGCAGAACTTCTGGAAAGACCATCCGCTGGGGCGCCCGATCCTTGGCACCCGCGAGACCGTGCGCCGTTTTGAGCGTGACACGCTCTTTGATTTTTACGGACAGCGCTTCCATGGCGGCAATATGATCTTTTCCGCCGCGGGAAACATCGACCATGACGCTTTCGTCGAGCAGGTCACCCGCCGCTTTGAATCGCTGCCTGCCGGGACCCCTGTGACGGCACAGGCCCCGCCCCGTACGGCGGCCCGCATCATCCTCAGGAACAAGAAGGCCCTGGAACAGGTACAGCTCTGCCTGGGCGTGCCTGCTCCGCCCATCGCTGATGAAACCCGCTATGCCACTCTGGTGCTGAATACCATCCTGGGCGGGGGCATGAGTTCGCGCCTCTTCCAGACCGTGCGCGAAGAACGCGGCCTGGCCTACTCCATTTACAGCGACCTGAACCCATACCGGGACACAGGCTCACTCTGTGTTTACGCTGGCACATCGGCCGACCGCGCCATCCAGGTGGTGCAGTTGGTCATGGAGCAGTTCCGCCGCCTCAAGACCGAACCGCTGCCTTCCGACGAGCTCCGTCGCGCCAAAGACCAGCTCAAGGGCAACCTGCTGCTCTCACTCGAAAGCTCGATGTCGCGCATGTCCAACCTGGCGCGCCAGCAGATGTATTTCGACCATTTCTTTGGTATGCAGGAGATTTTGGACCGCGTCGAGTCCATTACAGAAGATCAGGTCATGGCGATGGCTAACCAGCTCTTCCAGCCGGAGCTGGTCGCCGTCACCCTGCTCGGCCGTCTGGACGGCGTCAAACTCACGCGCAGTCAGTTGGAGTGCTGA
- a CDS encoding type II secretion system F family protein, with protein sequence MAEFVIKLADERGHVQEQVQSAASAEELRQRFAQAGYYVYSVKPRGLSTVRKKVKLETFLIFNQQFLTLIRAGLPILGSLEMLAKNQKNTAFAAQLQNVAARVRTGESISAAFEAQGGFPLIYTTTLLAGERSGNLEEVLGRYLAFQRVSLAFRKKLQASLIYPALLITLVFGLFIFLISFVVPRFAQLYDQIGTKLPSITLYLLALGNAAQKYVFYVLPALALIGYLLFRWSRTDSGAERIDSVRIRLPIFGKIWLKYQVALFARTLSTLLSGGLPLVPSLETAARSISSKRIAKAVFSSVTSVREGKSLARSLEGTRVFPELSTEMIEVGESTGALPQMLNSVAEFFEEDVQTALTASLSLIEPAILIVMGVVVVIILIALYLPIISLSQASGFQT encoded by the coding sequence ATGGCAGAGTTTGTCATCAAGCTGGCCGATGAGCGCGGACACGTGCAGGAGCAGGTGCAGTCGGCTGCCTCCGCTGAGGAGCTGCGCCAGCGCTTTGCCCAAGCCGGCTACTATGTCTATTCGGTCAAGCCGCGAGGGCTGTCCACGGTCCGCAAAAAGGTCAAACTTGAGACGTTTCTGATTTTCAACCAGCAGTTCCTCACGCTGATTCGCGCCGGCCTGCCCATTCTGGGCTCGCTTGAAATGCTGGCCAAAAACCAAAAAAACACCGCCTTTGCGGCGCAGTTGCAGAATGTGGCCGCGCGCGTGCGCACCGGCGAATCCATCTCCGCGGCCTTTGAGGCACAGGGTGGCTTTCCCCTGATTTATACCACCACGCTGCTGGCCGGCGAGCGCAGCGGCAATCTCGAAGAGGTCCTCGGGCGCTATCTGGCCTTCCAGCGCGTGTCTCTGGCCTTCAGAAAAAAGCTCCAGGCCTCGCTGATTTATCCGGCACTGCTGATTACTCTTGTCTTCGGACTGTTTATCTTTCTCATCAGCTTCGTGGTCCCCCGCTTTGCCCAGCTTTACGACCAGATTGGCACCAAACTGCCTTCCATTACGCTGTATCTGCTGGCGCTGGGCAATGCGGCGCAGAAATATGTGTTCTACGTGCTCCCAGCGCTTGCCCTCATCGGCTATCTCCTCTTCCGCTGGAGTCGCACAGACTCTGGCGCGGAACGCATCGACAGTGTACGCATTCGTCTTCCCATCTTCGGGAAGATCTGGCTCAAGTATCAGGTGGCGCTCTTTGCCCGCACCCTCTCCACGCTGCTCTCTGGCGGTCTTCCTCTGGTGCCCTCGCTGGAAACCGCAGCACGTTCGATCTCCAGCAAGCGCATTGCAAAGGCCGTGTTCTCCTCCGTCACCAGCGTGCGCGAGGGCAAAAGCCTGGCGCGGAGCCTGGAAGGGACCCGGGTCTTCCCTGAGCTTTCCACTGAGATGATCGAAGTCGGCGAGTCCACCGGGGCCTTGCCGCAGATGCTCAATTCCGTAGCTGAATTTTTCGAAGAAGATGTGCAGACCGCGCTGACTGCTTCGCTTTCGCTCATTGAGCCCGCCATCCTGATTGTGATGGGCGTGGTGGTTGTCATCATTCTCATCGCGCTCTATCTGCCCATCATCTCCCTCAGCCAGGCAAGTGGCTTTCAGACATAA
- a CDS encoding type II secretion system protein: protein MGRPHQSANRESGFILLAVIFMVALILIALAVAAPRIAAAIRRDKEEELIHRGLQYRQAIRLYYRRFGRYLGSIDELTNTNNIRFLRKRYLDPMTGKDDWKVIRFGQAHVKAMGLFGQPLSNTGTAGSSVLGGTPQGTGFGSIQQSPSGLFSSSPTSSSSSTTSSDGSNSSSSDGSSSAGNGNSSTAGTSSPGSSSPSSGSSSSGGSQTFGGTPIVGVAIPLEKASIKEYKQQKHYNEWEFVYDPLEEMQRANFFGGTTNLNGSSSSTPGSSGASGSTSSPFSSSPGTTSPSAPSSPQP from the coding sequence ATGGGCCGCCCGCACCAATCCGCAAACAGAGAATCAGGGTTCATCCTGCTTGCCGTCATCTTCATGGTGGCGCTCATCCTGATAGCTCTGGCCGTGGCTGCGCCGCGCATTGCTGCCGCCATTCGCCGGGACAAGGAAGAGGAGCTGATTCACCGCGGTCTGCAATACCGTCAGGCCATCCGGCTCTACTACCGGAGGTTCGGGCGCTATCTGGGCTCCATCGATGAACTGACGAACACAAATAACATCCGCTTTCTGCGCAAGCGCTACCTGGACCCGATGACCGGTAAAGATGACTGGAAGGTCATCCGTTTTGGCCAGGCGCATGTAAAAGCTATGGGGCTCTTCGGTCAACCACTCTCCAATACCGGGACGGCGGGCAGCAGCGTCCTGGGAGGCACGCCGCAGGGGACGGGATTTGGCAGTATCCAGCAAAGCCCTTCGGGTCTCTTCAGCTCGTCTCCGACGTCCTCGTCCAGCAGCACGACATCCTCTGACGGCAGCAACTCCAGCTCCTCCGACGGTTCCTCTTCTGCTGGAAATGGGAACAGCAGTACAGCAGGGACTTCCTCGCCCGGCAGCAGTTCTCCCAGCAGCGGCAGCTCCAGCTCCGGCGGGAGCCAGACCTTCGGAGGAACACCGATTGTGGGCGTGGCCATCCCTCTGGAAAAGGCTTCCATCAAGGAGTACAAACAACAGAAGCATTACAACGAGTGGGAGTTCGTTTACGATCCTCTGGAAGAGATGCAGCGGGCCAATTTCTTCGGAGGAACTACTAATCTGAACGGGAGCAGCTCTTCTACCCCAGGAAGCAGCGGAGCATCGGGCAGTACTTCCAGCCCCTTCAGCTCCAGCCCAGGAACTACCTCCCCTTCCGCGCCCTCATCTCCGCAACCCTAG
- a CDS encoding PilN domain-containing protein codes for MRITINLASRPYVELRPIYTRLRLWMFILAALALPLAWLQHLEKQRAAAATAHVRAMQERVEQLQRQQQSYQALMRQPQNAAVLEQSDFLNGLFRQKSFSWTATMTDLETVLPAGVQVQSIDPQMSPDGRVTIRMRVTGQRERALELVKNLERSRHFASPRLAGEALATSNQTSQSMPVSASNDVNFDILADYRPLSSAGETLPPDARQSRKGAAE; via the coding sequence ATGCGCATCACGATCAATCTCGCTTCGCGGCCTTATGTCGAGCTGCGTCCCATCTACACCCGTCTGCGCCTGTGGATGTTCATCCTTGCCGCGCTCGCCCTGCCCCTGGCTTGGCTCCAGCACCTTGAAAAACAGCGCGCCGCCGCGGCCACGGCCCACGTGCGCGCGATGCAGGAACGCGTGGAACAGCTCCAGCGCCAGCAGCAAAGCTACCAGGCGCTCATGCGCCAGCCGCAGAATGCCGCCGTCCTGGAGCAATCGGATTTCCTGAATGGACTCTTCCGGCAAAAGTCCTTCTCCTGGACGGCCACGATGACAGACCTTGAAACTGTGCTGCCTGCCGGAGTGCAGGTACAGAGTATTGACCCGCAGATGTCGCCCGATGGACGGGTCACCATCCGCATGAGGGTCACCGGACAGCGCGAGCGGGCCCTCGAACTGGTAAAGAACCTGGAGCGGTCCAGGCACTTCGCTTCTCCGCGGCTGGCCGGAGAAGCACTGGCCACATCCAACCAGACCAGCCAGTCCATGCCCGTAAGCGCGTCGAACGATGTAAATTTTGACATCCTGGCCGATTACCGTCCGCTTTCCTCCGCGGGCGAGACCCTGCCCCCGGATGCACGGCAATCACGGAAAGGAGCGGCGGAATGA
- a CDS encoding DUF1684 domain-containing protein — MRTRRTGVFAGVLFLAALFATAQAVDTHWREELLQWREQRARQLSAPDGWLSLVGLEWLKPGPNSFGSAADNRLRLQAPVDPHLGVLELRGQQVFLSAPASSLLVDGAPASPGKIETDGSHPTIMRAGTLTLLVIHRGDRYALRIKDSQAETRIHFQGLHWYAPDPHYRILATWVPFHPPQEEAIPTIIGTTLKLPVPGIAEFTLDGQAVQLEPVLEEPEARQLFFILRDTTSRSTTYGAARFLYTDFPDHGLDHPGHLVLDFNRLQNPPCAYTPYATCPLPPARNRLSIALPAGEMRYSH; from the coding sequence ATGAGGACCCGTAGAACAGGTGTTTTTGCCGGAGTGTTGTTTCTGGCTGCGCTTTTTGCCACCGCTCAGGCCGTGGACACTCACTGGAGAGAGGAGCTTCTGCAATGGCGCGAGCAGCGGGCCAGGCAGCTTTCTGCTCCGGATGGCTGGCTGAGCCTGGTGGGGCTGGAATGGCTGAAACCTGGGCCGAATTCCTTTGGGTCGGCGGCAGACAACCGCCTTCGGCTGCAAGCACCGGTGGATCCGCATCTGGGGGTACTGGAGTTGCGCGGACAGCAGGTGTTTCTTTCCGCTCCTGCGTCCTCGCTGCTTGTGGATGGCGCCCCGGCGAGTCCGGGAAAAATCGAGACCGATGGCAGTCATCCTACGATCATGAGGGCCGGCACGCTGACACTTCTGGTGATCCATCGCGGCGACCGCTACGCACTGCGCATCAAGGACTCTCAGGCAGAGACCCGTATCCACTTTCAGGGGCTTCACTGGTATGCTCCGGACCCGCATTATCGCATTCTGGCAACGTGGGTTCCCTTCCACCCACCGCAAGAGGAAGCCATTCCGACCATCATCGGAACGACGCTGAAGCTGCCGGTACCGGGCATCGCGGAATTTACACTGGATGGACAGGCAGTGCAGCTAGAGCCGGTCCTGGAGGAGCCGGAGGCCCGACAGCTTTTCTTCATTCTGCGCGATACGACGAGCCGCTCCACGACTTATGGCGCAGCGCGTTTTCTTTATACAGATTTTCCGGACCACGGCCTTGATCATCCCGGACATCTGGTGTTGGATTTTAACCGGCTGCAGAATCCTCCCTGTGCCTATACTCCCTATGCGACCTGCCCGTTGCCTCCGGCAAGAAACAGGCTTTCGATCGCATTGCCGGCAGGAGAGATGCGCTATTCGCACTGA
- a CDS encoding RluA family pseudouridine synthase, with translation MPQTVSIVPPEAAGQRLDAWLTTQLSGISRSRVQMLLSQNQVLLDGKTPRPSYKLRGGERVEVLGDPVPPPLRAFAEEIPLEIVYEDADLSVINKPAGMMVHAGSGATEEVRNRGTLVNALLHHYRQLSSAGGELRPGIVHRLDKQTSGLIVIARNDATHLKLAEMFSRRQVRKTYIALVHGHLKQDTGTIHAAISRDLVRRTRMTTRRSTGGRVAISHYEVLRRIESGLGKFTLVRVRIETGRTHQIRVHLASLGHPIVGDTLYGAPARIAAPPGRRKEQPVPAPVVLDRNFLHAAELSFAHPRTGKVLELSAPLPEELEKFLALVEAVRPK, from the coding sequence ATGCCGCAGACCGTTTCAATTGTCCCGCCGGAAGCCGCAGGCCAGCGCCTGGACGCCTGGCTGACCACCCAGCTTTCCGGCATCTCCCGCTCGCGGGTGCAGATGTTGCTTTCCCAGAACCAGGTCTTGCTGGATGGTAAGACGCCACGGCCCTCTTATAAATTGCGCGGAGGCGAGCGGGTGGAAGTCCTGGGGGACCCGGTACCCCCACCGCTGCGGGCGTTTGCCGAAGAGATTCCACTAGAGATTGTTTACGAGGATGCTGACCTTTCCGTCATCAATAAACCGGCTGGAATGATGGTCCATGCCGGGTCAGGCGCGACCGAGGAGGTGCGGAACCGCGGCACACTGGTCAACGCCCTGCTGCACCATTACCGCCAGCTCTCCTCCGCCGGCGGAGAGCTCCGCCCCGGGATTGTGCACCGTCTGGACAAACAGACCAGCGGGCTGATTGTGATTGCCCGCAATGATGCCACCCACCTCAAGCTGGCGGAGATGTTCTCCCGCCGGCAGGTCCGCAAAACCTACATCGCTTTGGTGCACGGCCACCTCAAGCAGGACACCGGCACCATCCATGCCGCCATCAGTCGCGATCTGGTCCGCCGGACGCGCATGACCACACGCCGCTCCACCGGCGGCCGCGTCGCCATCTCGCACTATGAAGTACTGCGGCGCATCGAGTCGGGTCTGGGAAAATTCACCCTGGTCCGTGTGCGGATCGAGACGGGACGGACCCATCAAATCCGCGTGCATCTTGCCTCCCTCGGGCACCCCATTGTCGGGGACACGCTCTACGGAGCCCCAGCGCGCATCGCCGCCCCACCGGGCCGCCGCAAGGAGCAGCCCGTACCTGCGCCCGTGGTCCTGGACCGGAACTTTCTTCATGCCGCAGAGCTGTCCTTTGCACATCCCCGCACGGGAAAGGTCCTGGAACTTTCCGCACCCTTGCCCGAGGAGCTGGAGAAATTCCTTGCGCTGGTCGAGGCCGTCCGGCCAAAGTAG
- a CDS encoding GspE/PulE family protein, whose amino-acid sequence MAQAPAFIPVEQDEAEHARRLAARYHCEFVDLKHFRIQHDLFRTVPVDMMFRYNFVPLEQMEDRLVIAVSDPSRLMVLDEISSLLGQRIVTRVATLSQITDLLKKTEQSQRVLEEASEGLTFDVLSSEDNADENLTIEKLTTEEDISPIIRLVDTTIFTALERRASDIHIETYDDGVIVKYRIDGVLQQAMAPIAREHHSTILSRIKVMSELDIAERRVPQDGRFRVRYKGRLIDFRVSIMPTVHGENAVLRVLDKESMSEKFRRLTLDVVGFAEDDLRRFRRYIREPYGMVLVTGPTGSGKTTTLYAALNEIKSDEDKIITIEDPVEYQIRGVTQIPVNEKKGLTFARGLRSILRHDPDKILVGEIRDQETAQIAINSALTGHLVFTTVHANNVFDVLGRFLNMGVEPYNFISALNCILAQRLVRTICEYCGHTVRYDEETLINSGLDPAEWRDFDFREGAGCIECGGTGYRGRTAIHELLDLTDPIREMILDKKPSSEVRKLAAKEGMRFLRESALDRVRRGITTLKEINKVTFIEATR is encoded by the coding sequence ATGGCACAGGCACCAGCATTCATTCCCGTGGAGCAGGACGAAGCAGAGCACGCCAGGCGTCTGGCTGCGCGCTACCACTGCGAATTTGTAGACCTGAAGCATTTCCGCATCCAGCACGACCTGTTCCGCACCGTGCCCGTGGACATGATGTTTCGCTACAATTTCGTTCCGCTTGAGCAAATGGAAGACCGGCTGGTGATCGCCGTCAGCGACCCCAGCCGCCTCATGGTGCTCGACGAGATTTCAAGCCTCCTCGGCCAGCGCATTGTCACCCGCGTGGCCACGCTATCGCAGATTACGGACCTGCTCAAAAAGACCGAGCAGTCACAGCGCGTTCTGGAAGAAGCATCCGAAGGTCTGACCTTCGATGTGCTCTCCAGCGAAGACAATGCGGACGAAAATCTTACCATCGAAAAGCTGACCACCGAGGAAGACATCAGCCCCATCATCCGCCTGGTGGACACCACCATCTTCACCGCGCTCGAACGCCGCGCCTCAGACATTCACATCGAGACCTACGATGACGGCGTCATCGTCAAATATCGCATTGATGGCGTGCTGCAGCAGGCAATGGCGCCCATCGCCCGCGAACACCATTCGACCATCCTTTCCCGCATCAAGGTCATGAGTGAGCTCGACATCGCCGAACGCCGCGTGCCGCAGGACGGCCGTTTTCGCGTACGTTACAAGGGCCGCCTGATTGACTTCCGCGTCTCCATCATGCCGACCGTGCACGGCGAAAATGCCGTGCTCCGCGTGCTCGACAAAGAGTCCATGAGCGAGAAGTTCCGCCGTCTTACCCTCGATGTCGTCGGCTTCGCTGAAGACGACCTCCGGCGCTTCCGCCGCTACATTCGTGAGCCTTACGGAATGGTGCTCGTCACCGGGCCCACTGGCTCGGGCAAAACGACCACGCTCTATGCTGCGCTCAATGAAATCAAGAGCGATGAAGACAAAATCATCACCATTGAGGACCCGGTCGAGTACCAGATTCGCGGCGTCACGCAGATTCCGGTCAATGAAAAGAAGGGCCTCACTTTTGCCCGCGGCCTGCGCTCCATTCTGCGCCACGACCCGGACAAGATCCTGGTCGGCGAAATCCGCGACCAGGAGACGGCACAGATTGCCATCAACTCTGCACTGACCGGACACCTTGTCTTTACCACTGTCCACGCCAACAATGTCTTCGACGTGCTGGGACGGTTCCTGAACATGGGCGTGGAGCCGTATAACTTCATTTCTGCGCTCAACTGCATTCTGGCCCAGCGGCTTGTGCGCACCATCTGCGAATACTGTGGCCACACGGTGCGCTACGACGAAGAGACCCTCATCAACAGCGGACTGGATCCCGCCGAGTGGCGTGACTTTGATTTCCGCGAAGGCGCAGGCTGTATAGAATGCGGCGGCACAGGCTATCGCGGACGGACGGCCATCCACGAACTGCTTGACCTGACCGATCCGATCCGCGAGATGATTCTGGACAAAAAACCCAGCTCCGAAGTGCGGAAACTGGCAGCGAAAGAAGGAATGCGTTTTCTGCGCGAGTCGGCTCTGGACCGCGTGCGGCGCGGGATCACTACGCTCAAGGAAATCAACAAAGTTACATTTATTGAGGCAACACGCTGA